A genomic stretch from Hemicordylus capensis ecotype Gifberg chromosome 1, rHemCap1.1.pri, whole genome shotgun sequence includes:
- the LOC128339775 gene encoding prolactin-releasing peptide receptor-like: MEAHYQLLNGSCSNSSAPVFTGLALLFELKPLFIPLYTILVIVACTGNFLLILLIVFTKRLHSTTNFLIGNLAAADLIMCLFCVPLTASYAFEIRGWLFGIFMCHFVTLMQVATVFVSVLSLTAIAVDRYIVVAYPIHKRVRCKSCVYIVAVIWLLSIVVSVPTSMHTHYLDLNSVGQNMIICEEFWKHKEAERRLYSCLMLLLSYMLPLSAVFVSYCAISYRLQKRKVPGAACHNQEKLAKKRQKTFRILVISVMCFAFCWLPLQVVNLIRDLDKEFAILDKRYVNVIQVSCHVVAMSSACFNPFIYASLHDKFRLHIREYFYHRKRSNIMSRKASRLNTCSTLADIPVSITETIALQGKLAFNAKATAL; this comes from the coding sequence ATGGAAGCACACTACCAGCTACTGAACGGCTCCTGCTCAAATAGCTCggctcctgttttcacaggcctGGCCCTCCTCTTTGAACTGAAACCCCTCTTCATTCCTCTCTATACCATCCTGGTGATTGTGGCCTGCACAGGGAatttcctcctcatcctccttaTTGTTTTCACCAAAAGGTTGCACAGCACCACAAATTTCCTTATTGGGAACTTGGCAGCAGCTGATCTGATCATGTGTCTTTTCTGTGTCCCGCTGACTGCCTCGTATGCGTTCGAGATTCGTGGGTGGCTCTTTGGGATCTTCATGTGTCACTTTGTCACCCTCATGCAGGTGGCCACTGTCTTTGTGTCTgtcctgtctctcacagctatAGCTGTGGATCGATATATTGTTGTGGCTTACCCCATTCACAAAAGGGTAAGGTGCAAGTCCTGCGTCTATATTGTGGCTGTCATCTGGCTACTGTCCATTGTGGTTTCTGTGCCTACATCCATGCACACCCATTACCTGGATCTCAACAGCGTCGGCCAAAACATGATCATCTGTGAAGAATTCTGGAAACACAAAGAGGCAGAGAGACGGCTGTACTCCTGCCTGATGCTCCTCTTGTCATATATGCTCCCACTTTCTGCTGTGTTCGTCTCCTACTGTGCCATTTCTTATCGCCTCCAGAAAAGAAAGGTCCCGGGAGCCGCATGCCACAATCAAGAGAAATTGGCTAAAAAACGACAGAAGACTTTCCGGATCCTCGTTATCTCAGTCATGTGTTTTGCTTTTTGCTGGCTGCCTCTTCAGGTAGTCAATCTGATCAGAGATCTAGACAAGGAGTTTGCTATTCTAGACAAGAGATATGTGAATGTCATTCAAGTGTCCTGCCATGTGGTTGCAATGAGCTCTGCGTGCTTCAATCCATTTATTTATGCCTCCCTCCATGATAAGTTCCGACTCCACATTAGGGAGTATTTTTATCACAGGAAGAGGTCAAACATCATGTCACGCAAGGCCTCCCGGCTGAATACCTGCTCCACCTTGGCAGATATCCCTGTAAGCATCACAGAGACAATAGCACTGCAAGGGAAGTTGGCTTTTAATGCAAAAGCAACAGCCCTATAG